In one window of Pseudobdellovibrionaceae bacterium DNA:
- a CDS encoding (2Fe-2S)-binding protein, protein MDSLDISVGLPGREEIHLNLKLDGGDVIKSSRLTGVGGPELLQALEDWRPKFTGSLAKLEVPQGVSAAAILMREVVLKAQGKWNFPFAEEELCHCRAVPARVVDMAIITGAHTPEEVSRQTSASTACGTCRPDVREIINYRLGN, encoded by the coding sequence ATGGATTCCTTAGATATAAGTGTTGGCCTGCCTGGGCGAGAAGAAATTCATTTAAATCTTAAGCTAGATGGTGGCGATGTTATTAAGAGTTCACGTCTTACCGGTGTTGGTGGACCTGAGTTATTGCAGGCGCTGGAAGACTGGCGGCCTAAATTCACTGGATCTTTGGCAAAACTAGAAGTGCCCCAAGGGGTTTCTGCCGCCGCCATACTGATGCGTGAAGTGGTATTAAAAGCACAAGGGAAGTGGAATTTTCCATTTGCAGAAGAAGAACTCTGTCACTGTCGAGCGGTTCCAGCCCGTGTGGTGGATATGGCCATCATCACCGGAGCCCACACTCCAGAAGAAGTGAGCCGACAGACATCAGCCAGCACGGCATGTGGCACTTGTCGCCCTGATGTGCGAGAGATAATCAATTACCGATTGGGGAATTAG
- a CDS encoding alpha/beta hydrolase, producing MNFLIDGPAKSTRKILLAHGAGAPMDSDFMNDIAGELAAFDFQVVRFEFPYMSQRRNGGTRRSPDRMPVLRSSFLQAIDAVGGPEDLIIGGKSMGGRVASMITDSLSVRGLLCLGYPFHPPGRPGTLRVEHLKSLKTSTLILQGERDPFGGAEEVQGYDLSAHISVEYLPDGDHSFKPRAKSGILLEANIQLAASIVAGFFS from the coding sequence ATGAATTTTTTAATTGATGGGCCTGCGAAATCCACTCGAAAAATTTTACTTGCACATGGCGCAGGCGCCCCTATGGACAGCGACTTTATGAACGACATTGCCGGTGAGCTGGCGGCATTTGACTTCCAAGTGGTTCGATTTGAATTTCCCTATATGAGTCAACGTCGCAATGGGGGGACAAGAAGATCTCCTGATCGCATGCCGGTGTTGCGATCAAGTTTTTTGCAGGCTATAGACGCCGTTGGTGGGCCTGAAGATCTGATCATCGGCGGCAAATCCATGGGGGGAAGAGTGGCCAGTATGATTACTGATTCGTTATCGGTCAGGGGCTTGTTGTGCTTGGGATATCCTTTTCATCCGCCAGGTCGTCCAGGCACTCTGAGGGTGGAACACTTAAAAAGCCTCAAAACCTCCACCTTGATACTGCAGGGGGAGCGAGATCCCTTCGGCGGGGCCGAAGAAGTGCAGGGTTACGACCTTTCAGCCCATATTTCCGTTGAATATTTGCCCGACGGTGATCACAGTTTCAAACCCAGGGCAAAATCAGGTATACTCTTAGAAGCAAATATTCAGTTGGCGGCGAGTATTGTCGCTGGTTTTTTTAGTTGA
- a CDS encoding endonuclease/exonuclease/phosphatase family protein, producing MNLRWIIVWIIGWILSVGGPVQATSVWPQGVVDAADPLGFFYDIPPDEEVLREDGPAVAQLLEKSASLKIFVWNVYKGQRDRLLPDLQVYSEASDFVLLQETLTSTSFTNAFNRVNGMAWHSAISFFDEKVGTGVSTGSRFAISSLKFLRSEPREPIINTPKMVLLAEYPIEGEREPLLVANIHGINFVANSDFKKQIRQLFNELAQHRGPILLGGDFNTWNADRRKFLVKMTQSQDLVHVTWPRDHRFFELDHIFVRGLDVKRSHILDYVDSSDHEPLFIEAKLH from the coding sequence ATGAACCTAAGGTGGATTATTGTTTGGATTATTGGGTGGATTTTAAGTGTTGGCGGACCGGTACAGGCCACTTCGGTGTGGCCCCAGGGAGTGGTGGATGCGGCCGACCCGTTGGGGTTTTTTTATGATATCCCACCGGATGAAGAGGTGTTGCGTGAAGACGGCCCCGCTGTGGCGCAACTTCTTGAAAAAAGCGCGAGTTTAAAAATTTTTGTTTGGAATGTGTACAAGGGCCAACGCGACCGACTGTTGCCGGACTTACAGGTCTATTCTGAAGCCAGTGATTTTGTTCTGCTGCAAGAGACATTGACCAGCACTTCTTTCACAAATGCATTTAACAGAGTGAACGGTATGGCTTGGCATTCGGCCATTAGTTTTTTTGACGAAAAAGTAGGAACGGGTGTCTCCACAGGGTCTCGATTTGCTATTTCTTCTCTCAAATTTTTACGAAGTGAACCAAGGGAGCCGATTATTAATACGCCAAAAATGGTGCTGCTTGCGGAGTATCCCATTGAAGGCGAAAGAGAACCCCTTTTGGTGGCCAATATTCACGGGATTAACTTTGTGGCCAATTCAGATTTTAAAAAGCAGATTCGCCAATTGTTTAACGAACTCGCCCAACACAGAGGGCCGATATTGTTGGGTGGAGATTTTAACACCTGGAATGCGGATAGGCGAAAGTTTTTAGTTAAAATGACTCAATCACAGGACTTAGTGCATGTGACGTGGCCGAGGGATCATCGTTTTTTTGAGTTGGATCATATTTTTGTGCGGGGGTTGGATGTAAAACGTTCCCACATTCTTGATTATGTAGACAGCTCCGATCACGAACCGCTGTTTATTGAAGCCAAATTGCATTGA